In the Clostridium sporogenes genome, one interval contains:
- a CDS encoding cold-shock protein, which produces MKTGTVKWFNSEKGFGFIEVEGEKDVFVHFSAIQGDEPRKNLEEGQKVEFEVEEGQKGPQAANVIKL; this is translated from the coding sequence ATGAAAACTGGAACAGTAAAATGGTTTAACTCAGAAAAAGGATTTGGATTTATAGAAGTAGAAGGTGAAAAAGACGTATTCGTTCACTTCTCAGCTATCCAAGGAGATGAACCAAGAAAAAACCTTGAAGAAGGACAAAAAGTTGAATTCGAAGTAGAAGAAGGTCAAAAAGGTCCTCAAGCTGCTAATGTTATAAAGCTATAA
- a CDS encoding nitroreductase, producing the protein MNTVLQTIKNRRSIRSYKSEQIKEEELQHILESGIYAPSGCNHQSWHFTVIQNRDLIAKMSNIAKEKLKDSPNENFRNMGNNEKLDLTHGAPTLVIVSGKEGTYSPLVDCSAAIENMLIAAESLNIGSLWIGLISLAFENKEIMERLNTPNEYKPYFGIALGYKNTSEAKAPKRNENVITYIR; encoded by the coding sequence ATGAATACTGTATTACAAACTATAAAAAATAGAAGAAGTATAAGAAGTTATAAATCTGAGCAAATAAAAGAAGAAGAACTTCAACATATTCTAGAATCTGGAATATATGCACCTTCTGGTTGCAATCATCAATCTTGGCATTTTACTGTTATTCAAAATAGAGACTTAATTGCTAAAATGAGTAATATTGCTAAAGAAAAACTAAAAGATTCACCTAATGAAAATTTTAGAAATATGGGTAATAATGAAAAACTTGATTTGACTCATGGTGCACCTACTCTAGTTATAGTATCAGGAAAAGAAGGTACTTATTCTCCTCTAGTTGATTGTTCTGCTGCAATAGAAAATATGTTAATTGCTGCTGAAAGCTTAAATATAGGCTCTTTATGGATAGGGCTTATTTCACTAGCCTTTGAAAATAAAGAAATCATGGAAAGATTAAATACACCTAATGAATATAAGCCTTATTTTGGAATAGCTTTAGGATATAAGAACACAAGTGAAGCTAAAGCTCCTAAAAGAAATGAAAATGTAATAACTTACATAAGATAA